A stretch of the Tannerella serpentiformis genome encodes the following:
- a CDS encoding transglutaminase domain-containing protein produces MRTYSPMIAGLLLLLFAAFGCTKSEHFITDASYRARVEADFKTKREAFADSSLFAIFQTEMTTPEREAMEFLYAYMPIGDVADYDGAFYLRNVRAAFTARREMPWGQQIPEDIFRHFVLPIRVNNENLDESRTVFFEELKDRVRGLSLREAVLEVNHWCHEKVIYTPSDARTSSPLASVCTAYGRCGEESTFTVAALRAVGIPARQVYTPRWAHTDDNHAWVEAWVDGRWYFFGACEPEPALNLAWFNAPAYRGMLMHTKVFGYYDGPEDVMERTACYTEINVIDNYAPTGHTTITVKGTDGKPVADALVEFQLYNYAEFFTVARKQTDADGKASLTAGKGDMLVWVSKDGRYGFHKVTFGKDDAVTIALDHTPGDTATVEMDIVPPVEGAIPPEREVTDAEKAENTRRMLAEDSIRNAYVATFYTDTLSAALAKVLGMSNADELRKIMPKTRGNHQEVEHFLREADQTNRLPDALRLLNSISEKDLRDTPADVLLDHLNNTPQIPESLIDRPDATLFAKYVVNPRVWNEYLTPYKQFFAERIDTSLATAARRNPQALVEWVKIHIALRNDLNPQYISIMPTGVWRARMADTYSRNIFFVAVARSLGIPARIELMTGKVQYYNHGWQDVNFEADHQTNAPQGMLTASYSPTPSLDNPKYYSHFTIARLRDDAQMRTLDFESQGGVGDTWQDLLRAPSSLRLDCGNYVLVTGTRMASGKVLARLTFFSIHEGQTTNVPLVMRADTTDISVIGSIDPEAKFDNETGSKVSILSTTGRGYFIIGILGARQEPTNHALRDIARLKADFEGWNRGIVLLFKDKASLDGFDRKEFGPLPSTITWGTDADGSVTRMIAEAMKLRNTNDLPIFIIADTFGRVVFVSQGYTIGLGEQMMQVVRKL; encoded by the coding sequence ATGAGAACATACTCACCCATGATCGCAGGACTCTTGCTCCTGCTCTTCGCTGCGTTCGGCTGCACGAAATCCGAACATTTCATCACAGACGCCTCCTATCGCGCTCGCGTGGAGGCGGATTTCAAAACGAAACGTGAGGCCTTCGCCGACTCGTCGCTCTTCGCCATCTTCCAAACCGAGATGACCACCCCGGAGCGTGAGGCGATGGAGTTCCTCTATGCCTACATGCCCATCGGCGACGTGGCCGACTACGACGGCGCCTTCTATCTGCGCAACGTCCGGGCGGCCTTCACGGCCCGCCGTGAGATGCCATGGGGACAACAGATCCCGGAGGACATCTTTCGCCACTTTGTCCTCCCGATCCGCGTCAACAACGAGAATCTGGACGAGAGTCGCACCGTCTTCTTCGAAGAGCTGAAGGACCGCGTGCGGGGACTCTCACTGCGCGAGGCGGTGCTTGAGGTGAACCATTGGTGTCACGAGAAGGTGATCTACACACCCTCCGACGCCCGCACCAGTTCACCGCTCGCCTCCGTCTGCACGGCCTACGGACGATGCGGCGAGGAGTCCACCTTCACCGTGGCCGCCCTACGCGCTGTCGGCATTCCCGCGCGGCAGGTCTACACGCCACGCTGGGCCCATACGGACGACAATCATGCCTGGGTCGAGGCGTGGGTCGACGGTCGCTGGTACTTCTTCGGCGCCTGTGAGCCTGAGCCGGCGCTCAATCTGGCTTGGTTCAACGCTCCGGCTTATCGCGGGATGCTGATGCACACGAAGGTGTTCGGCTACTACGACGGGCCAGAGGACGTGATGGAGCGCACGGCCTGCTACACGGAAATCAACGTGATCGACAATTACGCTCCGACGGGTCACACGACAATCACCGTGAAGGGTACCGATGGCAAGCCGGTAGCGGATGCGCTCGTAGAGTTCCAGCTCTACAACTACGCTGAGTTCTTCACCGTGGCGCGCAAGCAGACCGATGCCGACGGCAAGGCCTCACTGACGGCAGGTAAGGGCGACATGCTCGTGTGGGTGTCGAAAGACGGACGCTACGGCTTCCACAAGGTGACCTTTGGTAAAGACGACGCCGTGACGATCGCCTTGGATCATACGCCAGGTGACACGGCTACGGTAGAGATGGACATCGTGCCCCCGGTGGAAGGTGCCATCCCACCGGAGCGTGAGGTGACGGATGCGGAGAAGGCCGAAAATACGCGTCGCATGCTGGCTGAGGACAGTATCCGCAACGCATACGTGGCCACGTTCTATACCGACACCCTGTCTGCTGCCTTAGCGAAAGTTTTAGGTATGTCGAACGCGGATGAGCTGCGGAAAATCATGCCCAAGACACGTGGCAACCACCAGGAGGTCGAGCATTTCCTGCGTGAGGCAGATCAGACCAACCGACTGCCCGACGCGCTGCGTCTATTAAACAGTATCTCCGAAAAGGACCTCCGCGATACGCCGGCGGACGTGCTACTCGACCATCTGAACAACACGCCGCAAATCCCGGAGAGCCTTATCGACCGACCTGATGCCACTCTTTTTGCGAAGTACGTAGTTAACCCACGCGTATGGAACGAGTATCTGACGCCTTACAAACAATTCTTTGCCGAGCGGATCGATACGTCGTTGGCTACGGCAGCTCGACGCAATCCGCAGGCCCTCGTGGAATGGGTGAAGATACATATCGCCCTTCGTAACGACCTCAATCCGCAGTATATCTCTATCATGCCGACGGGTGTATGGCGTGCGCGCATGGCGGACACCTATTCGCGCAACATTTTCTTCGTGGCCGTGGCGCGAAGCCTTGGCATACCTGCCCGGATCGAGTTAATGACGGGTAAGGTGCAGTACTACAATCACGGATGGCAGGATGTGAACTTCGAGGCGGACCATCAGACTAACGCGCCCCAAGGAATGCTCACGGCCAGCTACTCCCCCACTCCCTCGCTTGACAATCCGAAATACTACAGCCACTTCACGATTGCCCGATTGCGTGACGACGCACAAATGCGGACACTCGACTTTGAATCGCAGGGCGGTGTGGGCGACACGTGGCAGGATCTGCTTCGCGCGCCGTCCTCATTGCGACTCGATTGCGGCAATTATGTGCTCGTCACGGGTACGCGTATGGCCAGTGGCAAGGTGCTGGCACGTCTCACCTTCTTCTCTATTCACGAAGGGCAGACGACGAATGTGCCGCTTGTCATGCGTGCGGATACGACGGACATCAGCGTGATCGGCAGTATCGATCCCGAAGCCAAGTTCGACAACGAAACAGGCTCGAAGGTCTCCATTCTTTCGACCACAGGCCGCGGATACTTCATCATAGGCATTCTCGGCGCGCGTCAGGAACCGACGAATCATGCACTGCGCGATATTGCCCGTCTGAAGGCCGACTTTGAAGGCTGGAACCGTGGCATAGTGCTTCTTTTCAAGGATAAGGCTTCTTTGGATGGCTTTGATCGAAAGGAGTTCGGCCCGCTACCGAGCACAATTACGTGGGGCACGGACGCGGACGGTTCCGTGACGCGTATGATTGCCGAGGCCATGAAATTGCGGAATACGAACGACTTGCCAATTTTCATTATCGCCGATACGTTCGGTCGGGTAGTCTTTGTATCGCAGGGCTATACGATTGGCTTAGGTGAGCAGATGATGCAGGTGGTGCGGAAGCTGTAA